In a single window of the Schistocerca gregaria isolate iqSchGreg1 unplaced genomic scaffold, iqSchGreg1.2 ptg000569l, whole genome shotgun sequence genome:
- the LOC126315362 gene encoding malate dehydrogenase-like, with amino-acid sequence MLCGRTTRRVCSGSNVTKAKWRYKKNARSVSTTDSLAEKLTEEFAINLKRHLEENRYTNADKAFKLILEKLDADTRVDALQYFRGIHAVTEAFTDVPGANKHENQRILAALNDILSQAHSECSTASEPVKIAVTGACGNIGYALIFRIASGQLLGPNIPVQLHLHDVPAAEQALLGISMELEDCAFPLLRGVKTFTNPESAFEDVDYALLAGSKPRGKSMERKDLLRGNATIFLEQGKALNKSAKKSVKILVVGNPANTNCLVLKSNAPNIPSKNFTCMTRLDHNRALYQIAKKAQVNIHDIQNMAVWGNHSSTQYPNINHVLINGTPATEVIKDPDWAVKEFIPTIQQRGASIILARGASSAASAASAIIDHMRSWVYGTRGEWTSMGVISNGEYGVTPGICYSYPVVASGGQYEIVKDLQIDPFSAECLEKTHKELLEERDAIADLLS; translated from the exons ATGCTCTGTGGAAGAACGACAAGAAGGGTGTGCAGTG GGTCAAATGTCACGAAGGCCAAATGGCGCTACAAAAAAAAC GCGCGAAGTGTATCAACCACCGATTCCCTCGCCGAAAAATTGACAGAGGAGTTCGCTATCAATTTGAAACGACATCTGGAAGAGAATAGATACACCAATGCCGACAAGGCCTTCAAgctaattttagaaaaattggatgctgACACAAGAGTTGATGCACTTCAATACTTTCGAGGTATTCATGCCGTCACTGAAGCA TTTACCGATGTTCCTGGTGCGAACAAACATGAAAATCAACGTATCCTTGCAGCCTTGAATGATATTCTCAGCCAAGCCCATTCTGAATGTTCCACTGCCTCCGAGCCTGTTAAAATTGCCGTGACAGGTGCATGTGGAAACATTGGATATGCGCTGATTTTTCGCATTGCTTCCGGGCAATTGTTAGGTCCCAATATACCCGTACAGCTACACCTCCATGACGTGCCTGCTGCCGAACAAGCTCTTCTAGGCATTTCGATGGAACTGGAAGACTGTGCGTTTCCATTACTCCGAGGGGTCAAGACCTTCACGAACCCGGAGAGTGCATTCGAAGACGTCGATTACGCACTGCTCGCCGGATCTAAGCCCCGCGGAAAAAGTATGGAACGTAAGGACCTTCTGCGAGGAAACGCCACCATTTTCTTAGAACAAGGCAAGGCACTGAATAAATCGGCGAAAAAATCTGTCAAAATTCTCGTCGTTGGAAATCCAGCCAATACGAACTGCCTGGTTCTGAAGAGCAATGCACCCAACATTCCTTCAAAAAATTTCACTTGCATGACTAGGCTCGATCACAATCGAGCTCTGTACCAAATAGCAAAAAAGGCCCAAGTCAACATACATGATATTCAGAACATGGCTGTCTGGGGCAACCACAGCTCAACTCAATATCCCAATATCAACCATGTTCTCATCAATGGGACACCAGCAACTGAAGTCATCAAGGATCCGGACTGGGCAGTCAAAGAATTTATCCCCACCATCCAACAACGAGGTGCATCTATAATCCTCGCTCGGGGCGCATCTTCCGCCGCCTCTGCAGCCTCTGCTATAATCGACCATATGCGAAGTTGGGTGTACGGTACGCGTGGAGAATGGACCTCCATGGGCGTGATATCAAACGGAGAATATGGCGTTACTCCCGGGATATGCTATTCATACCCTGTTGTTGCATCTGGTGGTCAATATGAAATTGTCAAGGACCTCCAGATCGATCCGTTTAGTGCGGAATGTCTCGAAAAAACTCACAAGGAGCTTTTGGAAGAACGTGACGCTATTGCCGATCTTTTATCTTAG
- the LOC126315365 gene encoding 2,3-bisphosphoglycerate-dependent phosphoglycerate mutase-like — MSEHVHKLCLVRHGESLWNQMNRFTGWVDIDLSSKGVTEAKQAGVLLKEKGYEFDVVYTSVLKRAIKTMWIILEETDQIWLPVIRSWRLNERMYGALQGLDKGETAAKYGEEQVKIWRRSYDTPPPSMEENDPSYPGKDRRYASLKPEEIPRAESLKLTVARFLPLWHEEIAPAIRSNKRTLIVAHGNSLRALVKYLDNVSDQDIVELNLPTGIPLVYELDQDLKPIRHYYLADDDVVAKAQAAVAAQGKAKSN, encoded by the exons ATGTCAGAACATGTCCACAAGCTTTGCTTAGTCCGACATGGCGAAAGCTTATGGAATCAAATGAACCGATTCACTGGATGGGTAGACATCGATCTCTCGTCCAAGGGCGTCACAGAAGCTAAGCAAGCGGGTGTGTTGCTCAAAGAAAAGGGCTATGAGTTTGACGTCGTCTACACTTCTGTATTGAAGCGTGCTATCAAAACCATGTGGATTATATTGGAAGAAACAGACCAAATTTGGCTCCCTGTGATACGCTCATGGAGATTGAACGAGCGTATGTATGGAGCACTGCAAGGACTAGACAAGGGAGAAACAGCAGCAAAATATGGAGAAGAACAG GTTAAAATTTGGAGACGCAGTTATGACACGCCGCCACCATCAATGGAAGAAAATGACCCATCCTATCCAGGTAAGGACAGGCGCTATGCCTCACTTAAG CCAGAAGAAATTCCTAGGGCCGAATCATTGAAATTGACGGTTGCTCG atttttgccaCTTTGGCATGAAGAAATTGCACCTGCCATCAGAAGCAACAAAAGGACATTGATCGTAGCCCATGGAAATTCCTTGCGTGCTCTTGTCAAATATTTGGATAACGTTAGCGATCAAGATATTGTAGAATTAAACTTGCCAACTGGAATCCCATTGGTGTATGAACTGGACCAAGACCTCAAGCCTATACGCCATTATTATTTAGCTGATGATGATGTTGTCGCCAAGGCACAGGCAGCAGTCGCGGCTCAAGGAAAGGCTAAATCTAATTAA
- the LOC126315364 gene encoding thiamin pyrophosphokinase 1-like, translating into MYSYTWPCRGWLFPKKVVKHFGDALAYPSDTAKSNADAFGPLIIANQVLPPHFEALWQHTYPRICADGGANRVYDRIKESHLNPADYVPTHCIGDLDSVRQDTKDFYLRHRTKFIYIPCQDKTDIDKALDFLNSDDEGSGEPRSTKNSKDIVLTGVFGGNISQELGNLHSCWGIVNKQITLIGCNNLCLILQRGLHKIHTPVGMKCGIIPLGSPVDFVKSSGLKWNLNNQQLSFENFISTSNETVNSIVSIEVSSACIWSFDYGDITSSNVKQ; encoded by the exons ATGTATAGTTACACATGGCCATGCAGAGGCTGGCTCTTTCCAAAAAAAGTGGTCAAGCACTTTGGAGACGCCCTCGCCTACCCCAGTGACACGGCTAAAAGCAACGCCGATGCCTTTGGCCCGCTAATAATCGCCAATCAAGTATTACCGCCTCATTTCGAAGCACTTTGGCAACACACGTACCCGAGGATCTGCGCGGATGGAGGTGCAAATCGAGTCTATGACCGGATCAAGGAATCTCACTTGAATCCTGCAGACTATGTACCGACTCACTGTATTGGAGATCTAGATTCTGTTCGACAAGACACAAAAGACTTCTATTTGCGCCAT AGGACAAAATTTATATATATACCTTGCCAAGACAAGACAGACATAGATAAAGCTTTGGATTTCTTAAATTctgatgacgaaggcagtggcGAACCTCGCTCAACCAAAAACTCTAAAGACATAGTCCTAACCGGTGTTTTTGGAGGCAACATATCTCAGGAATTGGGGAATTTACACTCCTGTTGGGGGATTGTAAACAAGCAGATCACCCTGATTGGATGCAATAACCTGTGTCTAATCCTACAACGCGGACTTCATAAAATCCACACTCCTGTCGGCATGAAATGCGGTATTATTCCTTTGGGCAGTCCAGTTGATTTCGTCAAATCCTCTGGCCTGAAATGGAATTTAA ATAACCAGCAGCTCTCCTTTGAAAATTTTATAAGTACTTCCAATGAAACTGTTAACTCAATAGTCAGTATAGAGGTTTCCTCTGCCTGCATTTGGTCTTTTGACTATGGCGATATAACCTCATCAAATGTAAAGCAGTAG
- the LOC126315418 gene encoding DNA excision repair protein ERCC-8-like — protein sequence MVHKFQFEPPVNALSMSPIKSHRPFVAVGTQESDIYLCDLRLGCKGRVLSAHSASITALAWDLGDENLLVSGCSDGTMCMWDIRFPKFFVSFDQSVHLGDKIELEAYNERREQGMPAAHCGAVSSVCFVPGRRQILSSGADQAMHLWDVDYGTNLLVHYPNIQNKGTVKISTSSDGVLVYHPCRRQICVFDIKTGKKVRTLSGHYENVKVSVFHPHLQELYSGSADGEILIWVPSGDQKGRLDPSAVAADARKYRTGSDERRDPGADAEIQECDWYEDEGL from the coding sequence ATGGTTCACAAGTTTCAATTTGAGCCGCCTGTGAACGCGCTGTCGATGTCGCCGATTAAGTCCCACCGGCCGTTCGTCGCGGTTGGCACACAGGAATCAGATATATATTTGTGCGATTTGAGGCTTGGCTGCAAGGGGCGAGTTCTTTCGGCGCACTCAGCTTCGATTACGGCGTTGGCGTGGGACTTGGGCGACGAGAACCTGTTGGTTTCGGGCTGTTCTGACGGAActatgtgtatgtgggacattcgtttCCCCAAGTTTTTCGTTTCCTTCGATCAGAGCGTTCATTTGGGCGACAAGATAGAGCTAGAGGCGTACAACGAGCGACGAGAACAGGGCATGCCCGCTGCCCACTGCGGCGCGGTTTCCAGCGTTTGCTTCGTGCCTGGAAGGAGACAGATTTTGTCTTCGGGGGCGGACCAGGCGATGCACTTGTGGGATGTGGATTACGGCACGAATCTGCTGGTCCACTATCCGAACATTCAGAACAAGGGCACCGTGAAAATTTCGACCAGTAGCGATGGCGTTTTGGTCTATCATCCGTGTCGACGCCAGATTTGCGTGTTCGATATAAAAACTGGCAAAAAAGTAAGAACGTTGTCCGGGCACTACGAAAACGTCAAGGTGTCGGTTTTCCACCCGCATCTGCAAGAGCTGTACAGTGGCAGTGCAGACGGAGAAATATTGATCTGGGTGCCGTCTGGGGACCAGAAGGGCCGCTTGGACCCCAGCGCCGTAGCTGCTGACGCCAGGAAATACCGGACGGGGTCCGACGAGCGCCGGGATCCGGGGGCCGACGCAGAGATCCAAGAATGTGACTGGTATGAGGACGAGGGGCTTTGA